A window of Apium graveolens cultivar Ventura chromosome 8, ASM990537v1, whole genome shotgun sequence contains these coding sequences:
- the LOC141679618 gene encoding uncharacterized protein LOC141679618, producing the protein MDMDPELEKDASSESWTLKVDGSSTSERSGARLILKSPEGFTIQTAISFSFPATNNQVEYEVLITGLKLSRTLRVQDLKIYSDSQIVVKQTNGEHITKDPTLSKYQALVQSYLASIPNHQVLQICREENEEADILSKLVRNSSDLDCSVYFEELHTPSIESGEILEIESNQNWMNPFINYLDKGELPEDKGKAHSLKAKAAKLFLEEGLLYCRTFSSPILKCVSPEEAKYFLAEVHEEICGDHMSAKSLAYKIIRQGYYWTTIHQDAIEFMKKCKECQLFSNVSQISPVLPSSVLSPIIFAVWDIDIMGPFPRAKGDIRYLLVSIDYMTKWVEVKAMRTINQQDCIMFMDNILMRFGIPRVLVSDNGP; encoded by the coding sequence ATGGACATGGATCCGGAGCTAGAAAAAGATGCAAGTTCGGAAAGCTGGACCTTGAAagtagatggttcttcaacaagcgAAAGGTCGGGAGCCAGACTCATACTCAAAAGCCCTGAAGGATTCACGATTCAAACAGCTATATCTTTCAGCTTCCCCGCAACAAACAATCAGGTAGAATATGAGGTGTTGATTACAGGACTAAAGCTCTCCAGGACTCTGAGGGTCCAGGACttaaaaatctacagcgactcccagatagtggtcaagcaaacaaatggAGAACACATAACAAAGGACCCTACTCTGTCAAAGTACCAAGCACTGGTTCAAAGCTACTTAGCCTCAATACCAAACCATCAAGTCCTTCAGATATGtcgagaagaaaatgaagaagctgATATTCTATCCAAATTAGTCCGGAACTCATCAGATCTGGACTGCTCAGTTTACTTTGAAGAACTCCACACACCATCTATTGAATCCGGAGAAATCTTGGAGATCGAAAGCAACCAGAACTGGATGAATCCCTTCATCAACTACTTGGATAAAGGAGAGCTCCCTGAAGACAAAGGAAAAGCCCATAGTCTAAAAGCAAAAGCAGCCAAGCTCTTCCTCGAAGAAGGACTACTCTACTGCAGGACTTTCTCATCTCCTATCCTGAAATGTGTCAGCCCggaagaagcaaagtactttttGGCGGAAGTACATGAAGAAATATGCGGAGATCACATGTCTGCAAAGTCCCTAGCTTataagatcataagacaaggctACTATTGGACAACTATTCATCAGGATGCAATAGAGTTCATGAAAAAGTGCAAGgaatgccaactcttcagcaaCGTGTCCCAGATCAGCCCAGTCTTACCCTCCTCAGTGCTGTCACCTATCATATTTGCTGTTTGGGATATTGACATCATGGGACCCTTTCCCCGGGCCAAAGGAGATATCAGGTACTTGTTAGTCTCAATTGACTACATGACCAAATGGGTTGAAGTGAAAGCAATGAGAACAATTAATCAGCAAGACTGCATAATGTTTATGGAcaacattttgatgaggttcgggataccacgagtcctagtatcagacaATGGACCCTAA